A window of Palaemon carinicauda isolate YSFRI2023 unplaced genomic scaffold, ASM3689809v2 scaffold1949, whole genome shotgun sequence genomic DNA:
gaaagtttggaattattcttacagcagtttgaggaaactactagaaagttttcttacacagattatgataggttgttgttacttaaacagcaggtttctggcaaggctttacttttgatagactctttagaagcagacaaacaaggttattcccatgcaaaggaactcttaaaaacagcttttgcctcggttccaactcaaaagtttaatgtgatTAAACAACTTCAAGAGCTTAAGTTAGGTTATGATTCAGAACCCtttcagtatattagtaatattagaaaattacaagaagctgttaagactttgaaaatggatatagatgatgttttgcagtactttttcctaagaggaatgaatgaaactttcagaaatcagttgatacaaattactaacaattcaaagcccactacaagggaaattgttgataacttttttgaagccaatgaacggtatcagaatgcaaataaacttggtaaattaagtaaaagtaaactgccttctgctgaaaggcatcaagataaactaggattgagtaaaagttcaaacttagcagcagaggttaattttaaaagctccaatccttttaattcttgcacactttgtagtgataaggttaatggtgatcatccaatccataagtgccctaatttcgctactgctaaggaaaagatagctaggttgagcattttgaatggttgcactaaatgtgcaagaatcgagcatttggatagctcatgtcattttagattttccagaaagtgtaaacattgtcagggatggcatttctcctttctttgcctgtcagataatcatgaaagttccgaggtcagagatttggtgcgtaatcctaaaaaagcagttcctaaccctaagcaaaacgagaaaagtaaatcaaaagatgttcaaaatagtacacagaatggggtagtttgtccaggtagttcctttcagagtaaggggggcataaattcaattttacccacattttcttgtactttgggccctagtaaaataagaggattgaaggattcaggtagccaagctaatttcatttctgagtgtgctttagaaggccagtgtttcaaagttgtgaaagataattttgatcttgttgtcaatgggtttaatggagcaaaatggtatcgtaccaagatagttcaaatttctgttaagattggggagacagcgcataatatagaagctatttgtgtcccaggtattgatataaatttgaatttacccggccttggtaaagttgttagaagttttagaaattatggttataagcttttagatgagtttcttgatgaggctagagaagacatatcaaacattcagtttgtcctgggggcaaattcagctcattgtctcatggaaaagatggttagttttggtcatagtggtcagtgtgtgtactatgaaacaagatttggcattatgttaataggaagcattgagaaattaattgcaaatttgaaatttctccctagcctgcatgatgatactcatttactttttggcttggaagagaatttaaatgagagaggtaaatcactggataatattaaatttcctatgacttcatgtttcaagtctagtgttagatgtattggaagtgcagaggatcctacaatctgtattttagatcatgatggcaggatcagcgagcataaattgcaaaaagctactgatcatattttagagcgagaatgctcatattatttgcacaaagatagaactgacttagatggggagagcactgaacataataagaaattagttaggtatttacttaataatacacaaagagatgaagaaggcaggttgataatgccacttttatggaatggtcgtgtttctcatttgctgggaaagaacacaaatttagcaaagcaaattttgaaatctaacctaaagaaattatcgaagaatgatgaatttttgagattaatggatgataacataaagactcaggtagctcaaaacttaattgaaaggattgataatttggataagttttgtgaagaacacccagagtacagtgttttgccgcacatgggaatatttaagttagaccgcagtactactaaatgccgaatggtttttctctctaatttgtgtgaaaaacaaagtaatggctccccctctattagtcacaatcaggcaatgtgggctggcccttgtattaatcagaaattgtctactgccttgctacttttaaggtttgattctcatttattgtgctttgatttaaagaaagctttccagcagatagcattaaatgaaactgatcaaagtaaattattattcttttggtttaaaaatgtaagtaaaggagattttaccattatagcatacaagaatcttcgtctaagttttgggctaaggtgtagcccaacaatattgatgattggtttgtacaaaatattgatgctagacactgaaggtgatttggacaacttaaaggaattgaagaaacttatttactctttgacatacatggataatggtgcgttcactgcaaatgattctgaaagcttacactgggggtttgataacttgaataacatttttaatccatataaatttgaattacaacaattcgttaccaatgatgttatgctccaagaaaaaatagataagaatttggatgaagtcactcctgatgtagtaaaaatatttggtttaaagtggaaccgaataacagattgtatttcctctcctaaacttgagctagactctaaagcaaacactaagagactgatattgaaaagcattgcttcaaattttgatccatataatttcaatggacctattttaaacagagctcgtttatttatgcatgaacttcaattaaacacttctctaggatgggatacagaattgtccattgagcaacaacgagaatggcgtaacatagccaaacaagttaacatgactcctccaattgaggtacctagagttgtcggggagagaaatgggtcatatcgtttaattgcatttactgacagcagtaaaataatctatgggacaacaatttttattcagtgcatagaaactaagcaagtcagttttgttctagcaaagaatcgcttggttaacaagcagttagaaagcaaaagtattccatctctagaattccaagggatagttttgggaacagaaacattattggatttgagtaaggatttggcaggtcctcagtgccctaaacctattagaattgtagaatcagtac
This region includes:
- the LOC137635909 gene encoding uncharacterized protein: MTDIRLLVMSRKYIRSQVTRQFNERHKFSHYNSSQKLNLVEKLRNFKEELKGLDSKVISLKWSESEDENEMEIEFSSCQEYKDKISEMLLLLEVNVNGSTSENLNETPLSRLKSPVAPLPKFKSSDDESLELFLQQFEETTRKFSYTDYDRLLLLKQQVSGKALLLIDSLEADKQGYSHAKELLKTAFASVPTQKFNVIKQLQELKLGYDSEPFQYISNIRKLQEAVKTLKMDIDDVLQYFFLRGMNETFRNQLIQITNNSKPTTREIVDNFFEANERYQNANKLGKLSKSKLPSAERHQDKLGLSKSSNLAAEVNFKSSNPFNSCTLCSDKVNGDHPIHKCPNFATAKEKIARLSILNGCTKCARIEHLDSSCHFRFSRKCKHCQGWHFSFLCLSDNHESSEVRDLVRNPKKAVPNPKQNEKSKSKDVQNSTQNGVVCPGSSFQSKGGINSILPTFSCTLGPSKIRGLKDSGSQANFISECALEGQCFKVVKDNFDLVVNGFNGAKWYRTKIVQISVKIGETAHNIEAICVPGIDINLNLPGLGKVVRSFRNYGYKLLDEFLDEAREDISNIQFVLGANSAHCLMEKMVSFGHSGQCVYYETRFGIMLIGSIEKLIANLKFLPSLHDDTHLLFGLEENLNERGKSLDNIKFPMTSCFKSSVRCIGSAEDPTICILDHDGRISEHKLQKATDHILERECSYYLHKDRTDLDGESTEHNKKLVRYLLNNTQRDEEGRLIMPLLWNGRVSHLLGKNTNLAKQILKSNLKKLSKNDEFLRLMDDNIKTQVAQNLIERIDNLDKFCEEHPEYSVLPHMGIFKLDRSTTKCRMVFLSNLCEKQSNGSPSISHNQAMWAGPCINQKLSTALLLLRFDSHLLCFDLKKAFQQIALNETDQSKLLFFWFKNVSKGDFTIIAYKNLRLSFGLRCSPTILMIGLYKILMLDTEGDLDNLKELKKLIYSLTYMDNGAFTANDSESLHWGFDNLNNIFNPYKFELQQFVTNDVMLQEKIDKNLDEVTPDVVKIFGLKWNRITDCISSPKLELDSKANTKRLILKSIASNFDPYNFNGPILNRARLFMHELQLNTSLGWDTELSIEQQREWRNIAKQVNMTPPIEVPRVVGERNGSYRLIAFTDSSKIIYGTTIFIQCIETKQVSFVLAKNRLVNKQLESKSIPSLEFQGIVLGTETLLDLSKDLAGPQCPKPIRIVESVLYTDSIVSLSWINSYVNKLDKMNKRSVFIMNRLDHIQRTCENNPVRFCFVSGILNPADCITRPMSYKQLLKTNYFTGPEFLRCERDELCSNADTFDIVVPNPNFNPLNENSFSISASKLSESQVLAESNPEHLVVLDKCSSFPKLVRIHEYVLKFIALLKRRANSVSFNFGDASSFHLEATRHIIRHDQRIWYGEVFQYLENRNKRVKDIPNIIAQLNVYMDDHGLLRIRSKMPKWRKDTFVNFPILLHKHSKLTRLVIKDFHDKFSHAGVYSLLSEMRKKFWIPHYFSVVKKVIKECVICKRFKERTVKVNQSAYRDFRIDPPSIPFRYIFIDHFGPYNVKLNGKKSKVWVLCLTCLWSRAINLKICLDLTTKKFLRAFQMHSYQYGIPQLVLSDLGSQLVAGANVVTNFLGDPESQAYFEENGVKSIKFQQYPKGCNKLGGLVETCVKMSKRLIYGALRNNVLDFRDFEFFVEQTVHLVNRRPIAFKEGLRDSITDEVPDAITPEILIHGHELLSINIIPDLQGNPNEDLNWTADDHVSKVLDKYQKLRNVRSRLINIYNSEFIAHLVSQATDERSRYKPVTHKRIQIGDIVLLKEPHMKPSNYPMGIVKKVKLNDLDEVTDIAVFKGASRETVRRHVTSVIPLLSPVTNDSEEKADIKEDSSTHQRKKREAAVISEARTRDMLRN